In a single window of the Hoyosella subflava DQS3-9A1 genome:
- a CDS encoding aldo/keto reductase, producing MQKRPLGSTGLSVTPICEGTSPLGNFPAQYGYEVGETQAVDTILRILEGPLNFIDTSNNYFDAERRIGIALGKRGGLPQDFVLATKVDPEPGSTDLSGARARASVEESLNRLGLDHLQLVFIHDPELHDFDAATGPGGVVEAMVAMQQEGLIDHIGVAGGPIDLMLRYVDLGVFQAVISHNRYTLVDQSARPLIDATENRDMAFINGAPYGGGMLVKGPDQHPNYCYSPASEATKDRVRRMQDACRQFGLPLAAAALQFSLRESAIASTIVGMSTPKRLDQTLALADTQIPAELWSALDELARVGRSGIEEYSSQTL from the coding sequence ATGCAGAAGCGTCCGCTCGGCAGCACGGGTCTGTCCGTCACCCCGATCTGCGAGGGCACCAGTCCGCTGGGGAACTTCCCGGCGCAGTACGGCTACGAGGTCGGTGAGACGCAGGCGGTGGACACTATCCTGCGGATCCTCGAGGGGCCTCTGAACTTCATCGACACCTCCAACAACTACTTCGATGCGGAGCGCAGGATCGGCATCGCACTGGGGAAGCGCGGTGGTCTCCCGCAGGACTTCGTGCTCGCCACCAAGGTCGATCCCGAGCCTGGGAGCACCGACCTTTCTGGCGCCCGCGCCCGGGCCTCGGTCGAGGAGAGCCTCAACCGGCTCGGACTGGACCACTTGCAGCTCGTCTTCATCCACGACCCGGAACTTCACGACTTCGATGCGGCCACCGGGCCCGGAGGCGTCGTCGAGGCGATGGTCGCCATGCAGCAGGAGGGCCTCATCGACCACATCGGCGTCGCCGGGGGACCCATCGACCTCATGCTGCGCTATGTCGATCTCGGGGTCTTCCAAGCCGTCATCAGCCACAACCGCTACACCCTGGTTGACCAGTCCGCCCGACCCTTGATCGACGCAACGGAAAACCGGGATATGGCGTTCATCAACGGCGCGCCGTACGGCGGAGGGATGCTCGTCAAGGGTCCAGACCAGCACCCGAACTACTGCTACAGCCCGGCAAGCGAAGCCACGAAAGATCGGGTACGACGGATGCAGGACGCCTGTCGGCAGTTCGGCCTGCCCCTCGCAGCCGCAGCTCTGCAGTTCTCCCTCCGCGAGTCGGCCATCGCATCGACAATCGTCGGCATGTCCACTCCGAAGCGCCTCGACCAAACGCTGGCCCTCGCGGACACGCAGATCCCAGCCGAACTATGGTCGGCGCTCGATGAACTCGCCCGAGTGGGCCGCAGCGGCATAGAAGAATACTCTTCACAAACTCTTTAA
- a CDS encoding sugar ABC transporter ATP-binding protein, with product MADNSTAPALRVSGLTKHYPGVTALAGVDLEVKPGQVLSLSGANGAGKSTLVKILSGAEQPDTGRIWIDGKEVKLESPHAARQAGIYTIYQEMSLVPAMSVVENIFLDDFARGGLFRRSKMERQARELMDRLGLSVNVNDPVGSLPLGKQQFVEIAKALKSQPRVLLLDEPTTTLPPRDVSSLLKLMRELAASGVGLIFISHRLDEVTEVCDAVDVLRDGRRVAHFDLVPDHHEIVKAMMGDRYENSLAAAAAENAEGYLGGIAGDEVVLEVRELTDGNRVAPATFDLRRGEVLGITGLLGAGQTELAECLFGIREATDGTISVDGRPVRIRTPREAISAGLGLIPEDRKSQGLVLGMSANKNITLASLTSFARKGVLDHRKEVQHGREQVRELNIKCSSVHQTVGTMSGGNQQKVLLARWLTKNSKVLILAEPTRGVDVAAKEEIYRLIRDYLRDGGAAIIVTSEVAEAALCDRVLVLTGGRVVAEATHEEIRSQQQDLLTHLR from the coding sequence ATGGCTGATAACTCAACTGCGCCAGCGTTGCGTGTTTCGGGTTTGACGAAGCACTACCCGGGCGTGACTGCTCTCGCCGGGGTTGATCTCGAGGTCAAGCCTGGACAGGTTCTGTCTCTGTCAGGGGCCAACGGTGCGGGCAAATCAACGCTGGTGAAGATCCTTTCCGGCGCAGAACAACCGGATACGGGCCGTATCTGGATTGACGGGAAGGAAGTGAAGCTGGAGAGCCCACACGCTGCTCGTCAGGCCGGCATCTACACGATCTATCAGGAGATGAGCCTCGTACCGGCGATGTCGGTGGTCGAGAACATCTTCCTCGATGACTTCGCACGTGGCGGGCTGTTCCGCCGCTCGAAGATGGAGAGGCAGGCGCGCGAGCTCATGGACCGCCTTGGCCTCAGCGTGAATGTCAATGACCCCGTTGGGTCGCTTCCGCTCGGCAAGCAGCAGTTCGTTGAAATCGCCAAGGCCCTGAAGTCGCAACCCCGCGTGTTGCTGCTGGATGAGCCGACGACCACCCTCCCGCCGCGTGATGTGAGTTCCTTGCTCAAGCTGATGCGGGAATTGGCGGCGTCGGGTGTGGGCCTGATCTTCATCTCACACCGCCTTGATGAGGTGACGGAGGTCTGTGATGCCGTCGATGTGCTGCGTGACGGTCGGCGCGTCGCGCACTTTGATCTCGTGCCGGACCATCACGAGATCGTCAAGGCGATGATGGGCGACCGCTACGAGAATTCCTTGGCGGCGGCAGCAGCCGAAAACGCAGAGGGATATCTGGGTGGCATAGCTGGTGACGAGGTCGTCCTCGAGGTTCGGGAGCTCACCGACGGGAACCGTGTTGCACCTGCGACCTTCGACCTGCGGCGCGGTGAGGTGCTAGGTATCACCGGACTCCTGGGCGCTGGTCAGACCGAGCTCGCCGAATGCTTGTTTGGTATCCGGGAGGCTACGGACGGCACCATCAGCGTGGACGGTCGACCGGTACGGATCCGAACTCCGCGTGAGGCGATCTCAGCTGGGCTGGGCCTGATCCCTGAAGACCGGAAGTCGCAGGGTCTGGTCCTGGGCATGAGCGCCAACAAGAACATAACGCTGGCTTCGCTGACGTCTTTCGCCCGTAAGGGAGTGCTGGACCACCGCAAGGAGGTGCAGCACGGGCGCGAGCAGGTGCGAGAACTCAACATCAAATGCAGCTCGGTCCATCAGACCGTCGGCACGATGAGCGGCGGCAACCAGCAGAAAGTGCTCCTGGCGCGCTGGCTCACCAAGAACAGCAAGGTGCTGATCCTTGCCGAACCGACCCGGGGAGTTGACGTTGCCGCGAAGGAGGAGATCTACCGCCTCATTCGCGACTACCTCCGTGATGGCGGGGCAGCGATCATCGTCACCTCCGAGGTCGCCGAGGCGGCCCTGTGCGACCGAGTACTGGTTCTCACCGGCGGCAGGGTCGTCGCGGAGGCCACCCACGAGGAGATCCGGTCCCAGCAACAGGATCTTCTGACCCATCTTCGATGA
- a CDS encoding GMC family oxidoreductase yields the protein MGGEKIDVIVVGAGASGAVIASELAKANMKVVCLDKGPKHTTEDFRLKQDEIRYYARGSLVPGMDTDPITWRETSADGDGELAPWAAGPLGTANPLHLPPSLGAGGGTIHWGGACWRFRETEFRMKTEIENRLGKDALPDGNTLVDWPISYADLEPYYDKTEWELGISGRGSNVAGRPDLNENPWEAPRQRDYPMPPLRQSAADIDFGQACERLGYHPFRTAAAIASEPFKGRSGCTYCGFCHGYPCHVDAKTSTHVAALPYGEASGNLEVRDYCRVYRLNRSNDGKRVTGVSYFDADGRSVDLEADKVVLACYALENARLLLASGINANGQVGKHMMTHAFGFFMGLTKEPSNPYMGTLVASTSIEDFSGELVHEYDPTVLWGAPIISWPGDYQPIEIAHAMPPGAPRWGAGFRDWMRDNYAHVWSMYSQTANIPTYDTYVDLDPRRKDPWGQPALRMTHGWGEWDQHMVDFLLGIKRKIAREMGLTYWWEETSKPDYHLSTHEVGTHRMGEDPATSVVDIYGRSHECENLFVVGGGQFPSYHGYNPTETIWAMAYMTSDHIIGRSAPTSAAAHTSSVRTH from the coding sequence ATGGGTGGAGAAAAGATCGATGTCATCGTGGTCGGCGCGGGCGCTTCGGGAGCGGTCATCGCCTCCGAGCTTGCGAAAGCCAACATGAAAGTCGTCTGTCTCGATAAGGGGCCGAAGCACACCACTGAAGACTTCCGCCTGAAGCAGGACGAGATCCGCTACTACGCCCGCGGATCGCTCGTACCCGGCATGGACACTGATCCCATAACGTGGCGTGAAACCAGCGCTGATGGAGACGGGGAGCTGGCTCCATGGGCGGCCGGACCGTTGGGCACTGCGAATCCGCTGCACCTGCCGCCCTCCCTGGGTGCCGGTGGTGGAACCATCCACTGGGGCGGTGCGTGCTGGCGCTTTCGGGAGACTGAGTTCCGCATGAAGACCGAGATCGAGAACCGTCTGGGCAAGGACGCGCTCCCGGACGGGAACACTCTCGTCGACTGGCCCATAAGCTACGCCGACCTGGAGCCCTACTACGACAAAACGGAGTGGGAACTCGGCATCTCAGGCCGAGGCAGCAACGTGGCTGGGCGCCCGGATCTCAATGAGAACCCGTGGGAGGCCCCACGCCAGCGGGACTATCCCATGCCGCCGCTGCGCCAGAGCGCCGCAGACATCGATTTCGGCCAGGCATGTGAGCGGCTCGGTTACCATCCTTTCCGCACCGCTGCGGCGATCGCTTCCGAGCCGTTCAAGGGGCGGTCCGGATGCACCTACTGCGGCTTCTGCCACGGCTACCCCTGCCATGTGGACGCGAAGACGTCCACTCACGTCGCGGCCCTGCCCTACGGCGAGGCCAGCGGGAACCTGGAGGTGCGTGACTACTGCCGCGTCTACCGGCTCAACCGCTCCAACGACGGCAAGCGCGTGACCGGGGTCTCGTACTTCGACGCAGACGGCCGATCCGTCGACCTCGAGGCCGACAAGGTGGTTCTCGCGTGCTACGCACTCGAGAACGCCCGGCTGCTTCTGGCCTCCGGCATCAATGCCAACGGGCAGGTCGGCAAGCACATGATGACCCACGCCTTCGGCTTCTTCATGGGGCTCACCAAGGAACCGTCGAACCCGTACATGGGCACACTCGTCGCCTCCACCTCGATCGAGGACTTCAGCGGCGAACTCGTGCACGAGTACGATCCCACCGTCCTGTGGGGCGCTCCCATCATCAGCTGGCCCGGCGACTACCAGCCGATCGAGATCGCACATGCCATGCCGCCCGGTGCGCCGCGCTGGGGTGCCGGATTCCGCGACTGGATGCGCGACAACTACGCGCACGTGTGGTCCATGTACTCCCAGACCGCCAACATCCCCACCTACGACACCTACGTGGACCTCGATCCCCGCCGCAAGGACCCGTGGGGGCAGCCGGCGCTGCGCATGACGCACGGGTGGGGTGAGTGGGACCAGCACATGGTTGATTTCCTGCTCGGCATCAAGCGCAAGATCGCCCGGGAGATGGGCCTGACGTACTGGTGGGAGGAGACGTCGAAACCCGACTACCATCTGTCCACGCACGAGGTGGGGACCCATCGCATGGGCGAGGACCCCGCAACGTCCGTCGTCGACATCTATGGGCGCTCCCACGAGTGCGAAAACTTGTTCGTCGTCGGTGGGGGGCAGTTCCCCAGTTACCACGGCTACAACCCCACCGAGACCATCTGGGCCATGGCCTACATGACGTCCGATCACATAATCGGGCGCTCGGCACCGACATCGGCGGCGGCCCACACTAGCTCCGTCCGCACCCACTGA